The Rhodospirillales bacterium genome includes the window CTTTGTCACTTACGCCAACGAAGCGAAAGGCGAAATGCTGAACGTTGCCGTCGAAACCATCCAGCAATTCGGCGCCGTCAGCGGCCCGACGGTCGAGGAAATGGTCCGCGGCGCCCTGCATAACAGCCGCGGCAACATCGCCGTCGCCACAACCGGCATCGCCGGCCCCACCGGCGGCACGGGAACCAAACCCGTCGGCACGGTTTATATCGGCGTCGGCGTCAAGGGCCACCCGGTCAAAAGCTATGAACACCACTTTAAAGGTGATCGCGCCGCCGTTCGTCAGCAAAGTGTCGATGCGGCCATCAAGCATCTCGTGAACCTCATCAAGGAAACCCCGTGACAAAAATCGCCTTTGTATCGTCGGCCGACCACAATTATTTTCCGATGCTTCTGGAATGGGTTCATTGCATCCGCTCCTTCGGCGAGAGCAAAGACATGGATATCTGCATCATGGATTCCGGCATGACGCCGGAGCAGATCGAAAAACTCCGCCCGCTGGTCACAACGATCATCGATCCGGACTGGCCCTGCCCGATCCCGGCCTACAAAATTAGGGGCCGAGAATATTTGAAAGCCTGCGTCGCCCGCCCGTTCATGAAGAACTATTTCCCCGGTTACGACCTCTATTTCTGGATGGATGCCGATACATGGGTGCAAAACTGGGAAGCTGTCGAGCTGTTCATCACCGGCGGCCTGCGTAAAAAAATCACCCTGACCGGCCAAGTCGACCGCGCCTACCCGCGCCAGATCCGCGTTAAATGGCTAGGCCGCTGGCCATGGAAAGTCCGCGGCTTTTATTTCTCCAACGCCCTGCGTGCGTTCGGGTTTAAACGCGCCAAAGAACTTCTGCCCTACCACGTACTACTGGCCGGTGCCTTTTGCCTGCACAAAGACGCGCCGCATTGGGACCGCTGGCAGGAACTCGTCAAAACCGCCGTAAAAAAAGGGAAAGTTTTTACCGCCGAACAGCTCTCGCTCGGCATCATGTGCTATCTCGAAGGCTACGAATTTGAAATACTGCCCGGCTGGGTCCACTGGCTGTGCGAATTCAAACCACTGTGGGATACCGAAAAGGAAAAATGGGTCGAACCCTACTTACCCCATCACGAAATCGGAATTTTACACCTGTCCGGCTTTGATGAAATGCGCATCAACCGGGCCGTCACAACCGACTTCAAAACCCTGCAGGGCGGCACGATCGAAAAGAACTATCGCTACCCGGCTTTTGACGGCGAAACCCCATAGAGCGCCGCCGCCCGCTTCTCGAACGCGTCAACCATTTTCTTAATGGCTTCGTTAAAGAAAGCGGTTATAACGCCTTGTAAAAAAGGGTTTTTAAAGTCAAAATCAACATAGAAATCAATCGTACATGACCCGTCTGGCTCTTCGATGAACCGCCAATGGTTCGACAGGTGCCGCATCGGCCCCTTCATGTATTCGACATGGATATGATCGGGCCGTAGCGCCGTAACTTTCGATGTAAACGTCTCCCGCACCATCTTGTAGCCAATCACAAGGTCTGCATAAAACACATCACCCTCGCGCTTGTTGATCCGGCTGGCCAGACACCAGGGCAAAAATTCCGGATACTGATCCACCCCGGCGACAAGGTCAAAGAGCTGCTCGGCCGTATAGGGCATATGACGTTTTTCGGTGTGCTGAGGCATTTTTTTCTTGCAAAAAAGTAAAGATATTCGATATCCTGAAAGTGGAGGCTTTGCAGGGAACTGCATTGCCTTTTTTGTTTATTCGAGGTCACGCTCCGACCGCGTACGCAAATCCGTTATATGTTTGAAACTCCATATTTCATGCCCCTCCCGTATCGTTCTATACCGTAACGAAGACACCTGTGAAACAAAGTCGTTTAACTCTTCCCGCGCCGGTTTTGCCATATATCGCGTTCTGAATCCCCATGACACGATATAGGAGATCAAATCCGCAACCTGAATTCCCGTCGTCAAGTCACTATGTACAAAAAACGGTTCAGGCACGATTAAATTTGAACGAAGTCGTCCTGTCGCCGTTTCCTTGAAATACTCATCCATCTGACCGATCAGAATGTGACTTTGACTTTTTTCCAGTTCATCAAAGACA containing:
- a CDS encoding type II toxin-antitoxin system RatA family toxin; translation: MPQHTEKRHMPYTAEQLFDLVAGVDQYPEFLPWCLASRINKREGDVFYADLVIGYKMVRETFTSKVTALRPDHIHVEYMKGPMRHLSNHWRFIEEPDGSCTIDFYVDFDFKNPFLQGVITAFFNEAIKKMVDAFEKRAAALYGVSPSKAG
- a CDS encoding CinA family protein yields the protein MQELFDLLDKNNMRLVSAESCTGGMIAAAITDIPGSSRVFERGFVTYANEAKGEMLNVAVETIQQFGAVSGPTVEEMVRGALHNSRGNIAVATTGIAGPTGGTGTKPVGTVYIGVGVKGHPVKSYEHHFKGDRAAVRQQSVDAAIKHLVNLIKETP
- a CDS encoding glycosyl transferase family 8; the protein is MLLEWVHCIRSFGESKDMDICIMDSGMTPEQIEKLRPLVTTIIDPDWPCPIPAYKIRGREYLKACVARPFMKNYFPGYDLYFWMDADTWVQNWEAVELFITGGLRKKITLTGQVDRAYPRQIRVKWLGRWPWKVRGFYFSNALRAFGFKRAKELLPYHVLLAGAFCLHKDAPHWDRWQELVKTAVKKGKVFTAEQLSLGIMCYLEGYEFEILPGWVHWLCEFKPLWDTEKEKWVEPYLPHHEIGILHLSGFDEMRINRAVTTDFKTLQGGTIEKNYRYPAFDGETP